In one Deltaproteobacteria bacterium genomic region, the following are encoded:
- a CDS encoding IPTL-CTERM sorting domain-containing protein yields the protein MSKKKSTLPPGSLRHAAAYATAAGAAMAVTAPAQAAIHWSGPKDLVVNRDHTPVAVDLNGDGIGDFSFVHYGTVYSKYYGTNTTLFFTNQLMGLTGNTGNSAVGSTHYPVPYRLQQGDMVSQGMAGAWTYYGYLAAGVFYRIHTAGTYTYTTSYRVGNFINQEGFLGVRFQIDGNTHYGWIAFEGTWDPPGWSEGRIAGWAYEDVPGKSIAAGDQGPVIPPIPTLNEWGMIFLAALIVASGAHLLKNRREEI from the coding sequence ATGTCAAAGAAGAAATCCACATTACCGCCCGGAAGTCTGAGACATGCAGCTGCCTATGCCACCGCAGCAGGGGCGGCCATGGCCGTAACCGCCCCTGCCCAGGCCGCCATCCACTGGAGCGGCCCCAAGGACCTCGTGGTCAATCGCGACCATACCCCCGTAGCCGTGGACCTCAACGGGGATGGGATTGGGGATTTTTCCTTTGTGCATTACGGAACTGTTTATTCCAAGTACTACGGTACCAATACGACGCTTTTCTTCACCAATCAACTTATGGGACTGACAGGGAATACGGGCAACAGCGCGGTTGGCTCGACTCACTATCCCGTTCCCTATCGACTCCAGCAGGGCGATATGGTGTCGCAGGGAATGGCGGGCGCGTGGACATATTACGGCTACCTGGCAGCAGGAGTCTTTTATAGGATACACACAGCAGGGACCTACACATATACTACCTCTTATAGAGTCGGTAATTTTATCAACCAGGAGGGTTTCCTTGGGGTCCGGTTCCAGATCGACGGCAACACCCATTATGGCTGGATCGCTTTTGAGGGGACATGGGATCCCCCGGGCTGGTCGGAGGGGCGGATCGCGGGGTGGGCCTACGAAGATGTCCCCGGTAAGTCCATCGCGGCCGGCGATCAAGGGCCGGTCATCCCACCCATTCCGACCCTGAACGAGTGGGGCATGATCTTTCTGGCGGCCCTCATCGTGGCATCTGGGGCCCATTTATTGAAGAACCGGCGTGAAGAGATCTGA
- the mtaB gene encoding tRNA (N(6)-L-threonylcarbamoyladenosine(37)-C(2))-methylthiotransferase MtaB — MTNGPKTFRIITLGCKVNQYESAYFGEALAAAGWRVAGGDETADVVIVNTCIVTQKAAHQSRQAVRKAIREHPVGYVAAVGCYAQVFPEELSEIEGLGLIADNRMKADLPEFLTGADASFETGLLLKPFEPGARFDAMDISRFPGRARAYLKIQDGCESFCSYCIVPFARGPYRSLPPEKVIRRLETLSDQGYGEVVLTGIHLGKYGVDLKGGVDLVSLLGQVGREGFPLRIRLSSIEPNELKMELIEMAASESWLCRHVHIPLQSGDDRVLHRMNRHYTAREFADIVEAVYTSIPHAAIGVDIMAGFPGEDSRAFDSGYSLLKDLPISYLHVFPFSPRPGTAASRFSGRVASEEIKERTARLRALGERKQRLFYQGCLGREFSVLPERWESREKRLMQGRSDNYLPVIFPLTRDSIQGPFRVRMEQIEGRRVIGTRV; from the coding sequence ATGACGAACGGTCCCAAAACATTTAGAATCATCACCCTCGGCTGTAAGGTCAATCAGTATGAGTCGGCCTATTTTGGTGAGGCCTTGGCCGCGGCCGGGTGGCGTGTCGCAGGAGGAGATGAAACCGCTGATGTGGTGATCGTCAACACGTGTATTGTGACCCAGAAGGCCGCACATCAGTCCAGGCAGGCCGTTCGAAAGGCGATCCGGGAACATCCTGTCGGATATGTGGCGGCAGTCGGATGTTACGCCCAGGTGTTCCCGGAGGAACTCTCTGAAATCGAAGGGCTGGGCCTGATCGCAGACAACCGGATGAAGGCCGATCTCCCCGAATTTCTTACCGGGGCCGACGCATCTTTTGAGACCGGTCTGCTGTTGAAGCCATTTGAACCCGGTGCCCGGTTCGATGCCATGGATATTTCCCGTTTCCCGGGTCGCGCCCGGGCCTATCTCAAAATCCAGGACGGATGCGAGTCTTTTTGCAGTTATTGCATTGTTCCATTCGCCAGGGGCCCTTACCGGAGCCTTCCCCCGGAAAAGGTCATTCGCAGGTTGGAAACCCTGTCCGATCAGGGTTACGGTGAGGTGGTCCTCACCGGAATTCACCTGGGAAAATATGGGGTGGATCTGAAGGGTGGAGTGGACCTTGTTTCCCTTCTTGGACAGGTGGGGAGAGAGGGGTTCCCCCTGCGTATCCGGCTCAGTTCCATCGAACCCAACGAGTTAAAGATGGAATTGATAGAGATGGCGGCATCCGAGTCGTGGCTCTGCCGGCATGTCCATATCCCTTTGCAGAGCGGGGACGACCGGGTCCTTCACAGGATGAACCGGCATTATACCGCACGAGAGTTTGCCGATATTGTGGAGGCGGTTTACACAAGTATTCCGCATGCAGCGATCGGGGTGGACATCATGGCCGGATTTCCGGGAGAAGATTCAAGGGCCTTTGACTCCGGGTATTCCCTGCTGAAGGACCTGCCGATCTCTTATCTCCATGTCTTTCCCTTTTCGCCCCGACCGGGCACGGCCGCCAGCCGGTTCAGCGGGAGAGTTGCTTCGGAAGAAATCAAGGAGAGGACGGCCAGATTGAGAGCTCTGGGCGAGAGAAAGCAGCGCCTGTTTTATCAGGGATGTCTGGGCAGGGAATTCTCCGTGCTCCCGGAAAGATGGGAATCCCGTGAAAAGAGGCTCATGCAGGGGAGGAGCGACAATTACCTGCCGGTAATTTTCCCTTTGACCCGTGATTCGATCCAAGGTCCTTTCCGGGTTCGGATGGAGCAAATCGAGGGCCGAAGGGTCATCGGCACAAGGGTTTAG